One window of the Ureibacillus sp. FSL W7-1570 genome contains the following:
- the recU gene encoding Holliday junction resolvase RecU: MMLKYPNGKPYKPKNQTPEQVGTGKVKDFSFGNRGKTLEEEINETNEYYLSRQIAIVHKKPVPIQIVKVEYPKRSAAVIREAYFRTPSTTDYNGVWNGYYIDFEAKETESKTSFPLKNVHEHQITHMKNVVDQQGIAFTIVRFSKLDRYFFLPFSVLYESWCHMKKGGRKSIPLETFESKSYEIIPGYNPRIDYISIIKKFICNKEC, translated from the coding sequence ATGATGCTGAAGTATCCGAACGGCAAACCTTATAAGCCGAAAAATCAAACACCGGAGCAGGTCGGCACTGGCAAAGTGAAAGATTTTTCTTTTGGAAATAGGGGGAAAACCCTTGAAGAAGAAATCAATGAAACGAATGAATACTATTTAAGCAGGCAAATCGCAATCGTCCATAAGAAACCTGTTCCCATCCAAATCGTCAAAGTAGAGTACCCGAAAAGGAGTGCCGCGGTCATCCGGGAAGCTTATTTCCGCACTCCATCAACAACGGATTATAATGGTGTTTGGAACGGCTATTATATCGATTTCGAAGCAAAAGAAACGGAAAGCAAAACTTCTTTCCCGTTGAAAAATGTACATGAACATCAAATCACCCATATGAAAAACGTCGTTGATCAACAAGGGATCGCATTTACCATTGTAAGATTTTCGAAACTGGATCGATATTTCTTTCTTCCATTTTCAGTATTATATGAATCATGGTGCCATATGAAAAAAGGCGGAAGAAAGTCGATACCATTGGAAACCTTTGAATCAAAGAGCTATGAAATCATTCCAGGCTACAATCCTAGAATTGATTATATAAGCATAATAAAGAAATTTATATGCAACAAAGAATGTTAG
- a CDS encoding endonuclease, translating into MNKFQLLISQLDCLDEMMTAKLENERALINDYFFAQIVSTHQKVSLAEKNVHVKNTCSPMASDLE; encoded by the coding sequence ATGAATAAATTTCAATTGCTTATTTCCCAACTGGATTGTTTGGACGAAATGATGACGGCCAAATTGGAGAACGAGCGGGCATTGATTAATGACTATTTTTTCGCCCAAATTGTTTCCACTCATCAGAAAGTAAGCTTAGCAGAAAAGAATGTTCATGTAAAGAATACTTGTTCCCCTATGGCTAGTGATTTAGAATAG
- a CDS encoding YppE family protein, with translation MELLEMTKKLIEECDASRNRFLKMRELDATPNFFDEVKPYADEIHELVMAWKASAIQWINEHQPKYMHVQQIENAADSMDKFVVESFYKETSKKRFFQTVHSVRFILTTLSRYLEENNGEEINR, from the coding sequence ATGGAACTGTTGGAAATGACTAAAAAGTTGATTGAAGAGTGTGATGCGTCAAGGAACCGTTTTTTGAAAATGAGGGAACTTGACGCCACACCAAATTTTTTTGATGAAGTGAAACCATATGCTGATGAAATACATGAATTGGTGATGGCCTGGAAAGCATCAGCCATTCAATGGATTAATGAGCATCAACCGAAATACATGCATGTCCAGCAGATTGAAAATGCGGCGGATTCAATGGATAAGTTTGTCGTTGAATCCTTTTATAAAGAAACGAGCAAGAAAAGATTTTTCCAAACCGTGCATTCAGTGCGTTTCATCCTTACAACTTTGTCAAGGTATTTGGAGGAGAACAATGGTGAAGAAATCAATCGATGA
- a CDS encoding PBP1A family penicillin-binding protein has translation MKKWLKWGIITILTLFLAGAVFGAGLFIYYASSAPELNEDLLKDPISAEFYDMNGELFATIGVENRKYVEYDEIPQEMVDAILATEDARFFDHFGIDVFRLGKAVMANLTGGFGSQGASTITQQVVKNSFLSNEKTLKRKAQEAWLAIQLERMYSKEEIFEMYFNKVLISGNIYGFATGAEYFFGKDLDELELDEIALLAGMPQSPNNYNPFKNPDRAQKRRDIVLNLMVQHGKITEAEAEEAKKVDVTSRLLPEEQRKGVAGTKYDAFLDIVLNEIEEKDPSLLSEGIKVYTTLDPKAQSVVENIMNSDSNFPTETIQSGIAVVDTKTGALRAVGGGRNYGAGRGYNYADDAKRQPGSTMKPLVAYGPAIEYLKWSTGKTIVDEPYKYSNGKAFGNWDGKYFGTITVREALYASRNIPAVKTLQEVGTNKAKDFISKLGIDAENVYESDAIGGGDIHLSPIQLASAYAAFGNNGVYNKPHTIKEIVFRDGSKITNKAEPVVAMNDYTAYMITDMLRDVVSSKPNATGTAARVSGLDIAGKTGTTNYDSDEFRTYNLPSTAVPDSWFVGYSTNYSIAIWSGYEKRKDPITTWDERRLPQVLFSKIMSQISEGKETKRFTKPSSVVEATIEVGTEPLKLASEHTPSDKRRTELFVRGTEPTEVSDEYKEEDIGAPFNLQAVNHTPGLVDLTWDYTVPEDYEDANVQFEVSMTSEDGKSTIVTTTAEKRATVSGIEAGKTYTFTVVAIIDDVRSSPASVTIKIDGGVEEPDVESPDGADEPSPPNNNNGNGNQGKPGGNNNGGNNGNNGGNNGGNNNGNHPNPGNGNGNNNNQNDGNNQGVNPPAEPAPPTQTQ, from the coding sequence ATGAAGAAATGGCTTAAATGGGGGATCATAACCATCCTGACACTGTTTCTGGCAGGAGCCGTTTTTGGAGCCGGGCTGTTCATTTATTACGCAAGTTCAGCGCCGGAACTGAACGAGGATCTTTTAAAAGATCCAATTTCAGCGGAATTTTACGATATGAACGGGGAGCTTTTTGCAACCATCGGGGTTGAAAACCGAAAATATGTTGAATATGATGAAATCCCGCAAGAAATGGTCGACGCGATTCTGGCAACAGAAGACGCAAGATTTTTCGATCATTTTGGAATCGACGTGTTCCGCCTCGGTAAAGCCGTAATGGCAAACTTGACCGGGGGATTCGGATCACAGGGTGCCAGTACAATCACCCAACAGGTCGTGAAAAACTCTTTCTTAAGCAATGAAAAAACATTGAAACGGAAAGCGCAGGAAGCATGGCTTGCCATTCAGCTTGAACGCATGTACAGCAAAGAAGAAATCTTTGAAATGTATTTCAACAAAGTATTAATTTCCGGAAACATTTATGGGTTTGCAACAGGTGCCGAATATTTCTTCGGCAAAGATCTGGATGAATTGGAATTGGACGAAATTGCCCTGCTTGCAGGTATGCCGCAAAGTCCGAACAACTATAATCCGTTCAAAAATCCTGATCGGGCCCAAAAACGCCGCGATATTGTATTAAATTTGATGGTTCAGCACGGCAAAATCACGGAAGCGGAAGCGGAAGAAGCGAAAAAAGTCGATGTAACATCACGCCTACTTCCTGAAGAACAAAGAAAAGGCGTTGCCGGCACAAAATATGACGCCTTTTTGGACATTGTGTTAAATGAGATTGAAGAGAAGGATCCGAGCCTATTATCAGAAGGGATCAAAGTGTATACAACGCTCGATCCGAAAGCGCAATCTGTCGTTGAAAACATCATGAACTCTGACAGCAATTTCCCGACAGAAACCATCCAATCAGGGATTGCGGTCGTTGACACAAAAACCGGTGCATTAAGAGCGGTCGGCGGCGGACGCAATTACGGGGCGGGCCGCGGCTATAACTATGCGGACGATGCCAAAAGACAGCCTGGTTCCACAATGAAGCCTCTTGTGGCATACGGCCCTGCCATCGAATATTTGAAATGGTCCACCGGAAAAACGATTGTGGATGAACCGTACAAGTATTCCAATGGAAAAGCGTTTGGAAACTGGGACGGAAAATATTTCGGTACGATTACCGTAAGAGAAGCGTTATATGCTTCCCGTAACATTCCAGCAGTCAAAACGTTGCAGGAAGTTGGAACAAACAAAGCAAAAGATTTCATTTCTAAATTAGGAATTGATGCTGAAAACGTGTATGAATCTGATGCCATCGGCGGTGGTGACATCCATCTTTCGCCTATCCAATTGGCAAGCGCCTATGCTGCCTTTGGCAATAACGGCGTTTATAACAAACCGCATACAATCAAAGAAATTGTTTTCCGTGACGGTTCTAAAATTACAAATAAAGCAGAGCCGGTTGTGGCGATGAACGACTATACAGCTTATATGATCACGGATATGCTCCGTGATGTGGTCAGCTCAAAACCGAATGCAACCGGTACAGCTGCACGGGTCTCCGGATTGGACATTGCCGGAAAAACGGGTACAACAAACTATGATTCCGATGAATTCAGAACATACAACTTGCCAAGCACAGCAGTGCCGGATTCGTGGTTTGTCGGTTATTCAACGAATTATTCCATTGCCATCTGGAGCGGCTATGAAAAACGGAAAGATCCGATTACCACTTGGGATGAACGCCGTCTTCCTCAAGTATTGTTCAGCAAAATCATGAGCCAAATTTCGGAAGGAAAAGAAACGAAACGGTTTACAAAACCAAGTTCCGTTGTGGAAGCGACCATTGAAGTCGGTACAGAACCGTTGAAATTGGCAAGCGAACATACACCAAGCGATAAAAGAAGAACAGAGCTGTTTGTCCGTGGTACTGAACCGACAGAAGTTTCCGACGAATATAAAGAGGAAGACATCGGGGCACCATTTAACTTACAAGCAGTCAATCACACACCTGGATTGGTCGATTTGACATGGGATTACACAGTTCCAGAAGATTACGAAGACGCTAATGTTCAATTTGAAGTGTCGATGACATCTGAAGATGGCAAATCTACGATCGTGACGACCACTGCGGAAAAGCGTGCAACCGTATCTGGCATTGAAGCCGGAAAAACATATACATTCACCGTTGTGGCAATCATTGATGATGTGCGGAGTTCACCTGCTTCCGTAACGATTAAGATTGACGGCGGTGTTGAAGAGCCGGATGTGGAATCACCGGATGGAGCGGATGAACCATCCCCACCAAATAACAACAACGGCAACGGAAATCAAGGAAAACCTGGCGGAAACAATAATGGTGGCAATAACGGAAACAATGGTGGAAACAATGGCGGAAACAATAATGGAAACCATCCGAATCCAGGCAACGGAAACGGCAACAACAATAATCAAAATGATGGAAATAATCAGGGAGTGAATCCTCCAGCCGAGCCGGCACCACCTACCCAAACCCAATAA
- a CDS encoding YpoC family protein, which translates to MIRVRKEAIQKDRIEPYFEQWENLSKEIYAAHDERDSKKAKNLMEQGIALYKELMVNTSDTDVEELLVHEEYEGMPLNGMERFQFIKSRPGQYACYVQLDELFKEVKKRFARLRVQK; encoded by the coding sequence ATGATTCGCGTAAGAAAAGAAGCCATTCAAAAGGACCGAATCGAACCTTATTTTGAACAATGGGAAAACCTATCGAAAGAAATTTATGCTGCCCATGATGAGCGCGATAGCAAAAAAGCGAAAAATTTAATGGAGCAGGGTATTGCCCTTTATAAAGAGCTGATGGTAAACACTTCGGATACGGATGTCGAAGAACTGTTGGTGCATGAAGAATACGAAGGAATGCCTTTAAACGGAATGGAGCGGTTCCAATTCATCAAATCTAGACCGGGGCAATATGCCTGTTATGTGCAACTGGATGAATTATTCAAGGAAGTGAAAAAGCGGTTTGCGCGGTTAAGGGTGCAGAAATAG
- the nth gene encoding endonuclease III, with protein MLTIKQWEHCLEEMDNMFPDAHCELVHSNPFELLIATLLSAQCTDQLVNKVTKDLFQKYKTPEDYLSVPLEELQQDIRSIGLYRNKAKNIQKLCEKLITEFNGEVPKTREELTSLPGVGRKTANVVMSVAFGIPAIAVDTHVERVTKRLGLCRWKDSVLEVEETLMKKTPKERWSKTHHQLIFFGRYHCKAQNPQCHQCPLLDLCREGQKRLKKGLIKQ; from the coding sequence ATGCTGACAATAAAACAGTGGGAACATTGTTTGGAAGAAATGGACAACATGTTCCCGGATGCCCATTGCGAGCTGGTACATAGCAATCCATTCGAATTATTGATCGCAACGCTGCTATCTGCTCAATGTACGGATCAATTGGTCAATAAAGTGACAAAAGATTTATTCCAAAAATATAAAACACCGGAAGATTATTTATCGGTACCTTTGGAGGAATTGCAGCAGGATATCCGTTCCATCGGGCTTTACCGGAATAAAGCAAAGAACATTCAAAAACTGTGTGAGAAGTTGATAACAGAATTTAACGGGGAAGTTCCAAAAACGAGGGAAGAATTGACTTCTTTGCCAGGGGTCGGAAGGAAAACGGCCAATGTTGTCATGTCTGTGGCTTTTGGAATTCCTGCCATCGCGGTCGATACCCATGTGGAAAGAGTCACAAAGCGTCTCGGCTTGTGCAGATGGAAGGACAGCGTATTGGAAGTGGAAGAAACGTTGATGAAAAAGACGCCGAAGGAAAGATGGTCCAAAACCCATCATCAATTAATTTTCTTCGGAAGATATCATTGCAAAGCTCAAAATCCCCAATGCCACCAATGCCCATTGCTTGATCTGTGCAGGGAAGGGCAAAAACGGCTGAAAAAAGGGCTGATCAAACAATGA